One region of Suncus etruscus isolate mSunEtr1 chromosome 5, mSunEtr1.pri.cur, whole genome shotgun sequence genomic DNA includes:
- the RABL6 gene encoding rab-like protein 6 isoform X2: protein MFSALKKLVGSEQAPGRDKNIPAGLQSMNQTLQRRFAKGVQYNMKIVIRGDRNTGKTALWHRLQGKAFVEEYIPTQEIRVTSIHWSYKTTDDIVKVEVWDVVDKGKSKKRSDGLKMENDPQEAESELALDAEFLDVYKNCNGVVMMFDITKQWTFNYIMRELPKVPNHVPVCVLGNYRDMGAHRVILPDDVRHFIDSLNRPPGASYFRYAESSMKNSFGLKYLHKFFNIPFLQLQRETLLRQLETNQLDVDATLEELSLQQETEEQNYDIFLEMMEARGRGGHMAPLTANGQSPSSGSQSPVVAPGSSPSTPQPTPVIPTQAPAAGPSPPSPLEAPLAPTRRSIISRLFGSSSATTEVASLPPALSTEPALAAEPPKVQNVEDFIPEDGLDRHFLEDTGPPKDKLPVAASPAAQDSDSDEAVPGGNPMVAGFQDDVDLEDQPPDEEQQPPRPAAATSVPQRSSEPEAKRVSAKASKPPRSMPLPSRGTSLGRGEGPEEPAMSSESDPEGPIAAQMLSFVMDDPDFESDAEARQSVGEFPVREDPSDMSDEEHREDSGLAQPPPKSPAFRLQNSSDLFGLGLEASGRKESSEEDKEGHAPAKDEKRRRKKKDKEEEDKTTKKKSKHKKGKDKDKDKDKDERKRRRPRAPEKTALDELEAFLGGGSAGSQPHGGGDYEEL, encoded by the exons TGAAGATTGTGATCCGTGGGGACCGGAACACGGGCAAGACAGCGTTGTGGCACCGGCTGCAGGGGAAGGCGTTTGTGGAGGAGTACATCCCCACACAGGAGATCCGTGTCACCAGCATCCACTGGAGCTACAAGA CCACCGACGACATTGTGAAGGTGGAGGTGTGGGACGTGGTGGACAAGG GAAAGAGCAAGAAGCGCAGCGATGGCCTCAAGATGGAGAACGACCCCCAGGAG GCGGAGTCCGAGCTGGCCCTGGATGCCGAGTTCCTGGACGTGTACAAGAACTGCAATGGGGTGGTGATGATGTTCGACATCACCAAGCAGTG GACCTTCAACTACATCATGCGTGAGCTCCCCAAGGTGCCCAACCATGTGCCTGTGTGCGTGCTGGGCAACTATCGCGACATGGGTGCGCATCGAGTCATCCTGCCTGACGACGTGCGCCACTTCATCGACAGCCTGAACAG ACCTCCCGGCGCTTCCTACTTTCGCTATGCTGAGTCCTCCATGAAGAATAGCTTTGGCCTCAAGTACCTGCATAAATTCTTCAACATTCCTTTCCTGCAGCTCCAG AGGGAGACACTGCTGCGACAGCTGGAGACCAACCAGCTTGATGTGGACGCAACGCTGGAGGAGCTGTCGCTTCAGCAGGAGACGGAGGAGCAGAACTATGACAT CTTCCTGGAAATGATGGAGGCACGTGGTCGTGGCGGCCACATGGCCCCCCTCACGGCCAATGGGCAGAGCCCATCTTCTGGCTCCCAGTCCCCAGTGGTGGCCCcaggctccagccccagcacacCACAGCCCACCCCAGTCATACCGACTCAGGCACCTGCGGCTGGGCCATCCCCACCGTCCCCCTTGGAGGCACCCCTAGCCCCCACACGGCGCAGTATCATCTCCCGACTGTTCGGGTCCAGCTCTGCAACGACTGAAGTAGCCTCCCTGCCCCCAG CACTATCCACAGAGCCTGCCCTGGCTGCAGAGCCCCCCAAGGTCCAGAACGTAGAGGACTTCATCCCTGAAGATGGCCTTGACCGCCACTTCCTGGAAGACACAGGCCCCCCAAAGGACAAGCTGCCAGTAGCTGCATCCCCTGCTGCACAGGATAGTGACAG TGATGAGGCGGTCCCAGGAGGGAACCCCATGGTGGCAGGTTTCCAGGATGATGTAGACCTGGAGGACCAGCCACCTGATGAGGAGCAACAGCCCCCACGCCCTGCAGCTGCAACTTCGGTCCCTCAGAGGAGCTCTGAGCCAGAGGCCAAACG GGTCTCTGCAAAGGCCTCCAAGCCCCCCAGGAGCATGCCCCTCCCCAGCAGGGGCACATCATTAGGTCGCGGGGAGGGCCCAGAGGAGCCAGCCATGTCATCTGAGAGCGACCCTGAGGGACCTATTGCAGCTCAGATGTTGTCCTTTGTCATGGATGACCCCGATTTTGAGAGCGACGCAGAGGCCCGCCAGAGTGTG GGCGAGTTTCCAGTGCGAGAGGACCCTTCGGATATGTCTGATGAGGAACACCGTGAAGACAGTGGCCTGGCTCAGCCCCCACCCAAGTCCCCCGCATTCCGGCTGCAGAACAGCTCAGATCTCTTTGGGCTGGGGCTGGAGGCATCGGGCCGCAAGGAGAGCAGTGAGGAAG ATAAGGAGGGCCATGCCCCTGCCAAGGatgagaagaggagaaggaagaagaaggacaAAGAG GAGGAAGACAAGACTACCAAGAAGAAGAGCAAGCACAAGAAGGGCAAGGACAAGGACAAAGACAAGGACAAGGACGAGCGGAAACGAAGACGGCCACGGGCCCCAGAGAAGACGGCGCTGGACGAACTGGAGGCTTTTCTGGGTGGCGGATCAGCGGGCAGCCAGCCCCACGGCGGTGGCGACTATGAGGAGCTCTAG
- the AJM1 gene encoding apical junction component 1 homolog, with protein MTRTDPPDLLVSTVYQDIKVAAPGPASRRLPCERAETRPAAPAKFNKRHCRSFDYLEALDGEAMEACHEPPPMPEPAAPRSRPRDGESRRRARSKSAPRAPPGLAPAPASPPVQPRRSREMQRTARVETSPRREPTYPAMRALANELHPIKLQPQRGGPGRIAPLCATSGRCAPLEPPPGPAPHVRCRLDIKPDDAVLQHAARVSRSYGPSDTMPWARPGPQLYGLTVPGPRHVALSRTPTPSDSYCLDARALYCDGPLPGPRDFTERRHLPFTTPPIPTQFFYTEEPESHLGGFVGSPGPSFDGYYPRPFLPEEPQGPSPRRRGGSYYAGDSRTYPVLDAPSRSYYGEDPRGYAPFGGSGARYGHEDARIHPAARPYYTEDFGRYRDHREAMARTYPHPRSSQAWADWGPRPYRSLQVAPPSDLGPLLSSWHGGTGTSPPRLGTDSRHYSRSWDNILAPPPGQRRDDPLGRGRSYENLLGREPRGSSPEGRRPPVVVNLSTSPRRYAALSLSETSLSEKGRAGEGLGRNWYVTPEITITDNDLRRADRPSTRGWELPGVHAPAPQQPPPPISAAHEGSTAGRQRSLEQLDELITDLVIDSGPVDGHATDAAAPGLGRQLRRLLDSRPRSPPASAGSTAEDPTGAGTTTADASPEPSADEDDLMTCSNARCRRTETMFNACLYFKSCHSCYTFYCSRLCRREDWDAHKARCVYGRVGSVCRHVLQFCRDSSPVHRAFSRIARVGFLSRGRGVLFLGFPSPGSADNFLRFGLEGLLLSPTYLSLRELAAHAAPLGSYARELAAAGRLYEPAECFLLSVSVAVGPGPAAPPATSARPTPAPRSPAPTVRKFAKVALAAGSPARPNPVRGCEPDMETLILTPPPGTAGLDQEGEAGRRAREVAFIHIQRELRLRGVFLRHEFPRVYEQLCAFVEDNRRFTPTTIYPTDRRTGRPFMCMIMAASEPRTLDWVASANLLDDLM; from the coding sequence ATGACCCGCACGGACCCGCCGGACCTGCTGGTGTCGACCGTGTACCAGGATATCAAAGTGGCGGCCCCAGGGCCCGCGTCCAGGCGGCTGCCATGTGAGCGCGCCGAGACCCGGCCAGCAGCGCCCGCTAAGTTCAACAAGCGCCACTGCCGCAGCTTCGACTACCTGGAGGCACTGGACGGGGAGGCCATGGAAGCCTGTCACGAGCCGCCGCCGATGCCGGAGCCCGCCGCGCCGCGCTCCCGGCCCCGCGACGGTGAGTCCAGGCGCCGCGCTCGCTCCAAGAGCGCGCCCCGTGCGCCCCCGGGCCTGGCACCTGCGCCCGCCTCCCCGCCGGTGCAACCGCGCCGGAGCCGCGAGATGCAGAGGACGGCGCGCGTGGAGACGTCGCCGCGCCGAGAGCCCACCTACCCGGCTATGCGCGCGCTCGCCAACGAGCTGCACCCCATCAAGTTGCAGCCCCAGAGAGGCGGGCCCGGCCGCATCGCGCCTCTGTGCGCCACCTCTGGCCGCTGCGCACCGCTGGAGCCGCCCCCGGGGCCCGCGCCCCACGTCCGTTGCCGCCTGGACATCAAACCCGACGACGCGGTGCTTCAGCACGCAGCCCGGGTCTCACGATCCTACGGGCCCTCTGACACCATGCCCTGGGCCCGGCCCGGCCCACAGCTCTACGGCCTCACAGTGCCCGGCCCTCGGCACGTGGCGCTGTCACGCACCCCGACCCCCAGTGACTCCTACTGTCTGGACGCCAGGGCACTGTACTGCGATGGGCCGCTGCCAGGGCCCCGCGACTTCACCGAGCGTCGCCACCTACCTTTCACCACTCCACCCATTCCCACCCAGTTCTTTTATACCGAGGAGCCCGAAAGCCACCTCGGGGGCTTTGTGGGGAGTCCTGGGCCCTCCTTCGACGGCTATTACCCCAGACCCTTCCTACCTGAGGAGCCCCAGGGGCCCAGCCCCAGGCGTCGGGGCGGCAGCTACTATGCTGGGGACTCACGCACCTACCCGGTGCTGGATGCACCCTCACGCTCCTACTACGGGGAGGACCCTCGGGGCTACGCCCCGTTCGGGGGCTCGGGGGCGCGCTACGGCCACGAAGATGCCCGCATCCACCCAGCCGCCCGGCCCTACTACACCGAGGACTTTGGGCGCTACCGAGACCACCGCGAAGCCATGGCCCGGACCTACCCACACCCACGAAGCAGCCAGGCTTGGGCCGACTGGGGCCCCAGACCTTACAGAAGCCTGCAAGTGGCACCGCCCTCGGACCTCGGCCCGCTGCTGTCCTCGTGGCACGGTGGCACTGGCACCAGCCCACCGCGGCTGGGCACCGACAGCCGCCACTACTCGCGCTCCTGGGACAACATCCTGGCGCCTCCGCCGGGGCAGCGCCGGGATGACCCTTTGGGTCGAGGTCGCAGCTACGAAAACCTGCTAGGAAGGGAGCCTAGGGGCTCATCCCCCGAGGGCCGGAGGCCACCGGTCGTGGTCAACCTGTCCACCTCACCCCGCCGCTATGCCGCTCTGTCGCTGTCCGAGACGTCGCTGTCGGAGAAGGGGCGCGCCGGGGAGGGCCTGGGGCGTAACTGGTACGTGACCCCCGAGATCACCATCACCGACAATGACCTGCGCAGGGCCGACCGCCCCAGCACTAGAGGCTGGGAGTTACCTGGGGTGCACGCACCTGCACCGCAGCAACCACCGCCGCCGATCTCAGCTGCCCACGAGGGCTCGACTGCGGGCCGCCAGCGCAGCCTGGAGCAGCTGGACGAGCTCATCACAGACCTGGTCATCGACTCGGGCCCAGTCGATGGGCACGCCACGGACGCCGCCGCTCCAGGTCTGGGTCGACAGCTCCGTCGCCTGCTCGACTCCCGACCCCGCTCGCCCCCCGCGTCAGCCGGCAGCACCGCTGAGGATCCTACAGGCGCGGGCACGACGACGGCCGACGCATCCCCGGAGCCCAGCGCCGACGAGGACGACCTGATGACCTGCTCCAATGCGCGCTGCCGGCGTACCGAGACCATGTTCAATGCCTGCCTCTACTTCAAGTCCTGCCACAGCTGCTACACCTTCTACTGCTCGCGCCTGTGTCGCCGCGAGGACTGGGACGCGCACAAGGCGCGCTGCGTGTACGGCCGCGTGGGCAGCGTGTGCCGTCATGTGCTGCAGTTCTGCCGCGACAGCAGCCCCGTGCACCGCGCCTTCTCGCGCATCGCGCGTGTCGGCTTCCTGTCCCGCGGCCGCGGGGTGCTCTTCCTGGGCTTCCCGAGCCCGGGATCTGCCGACAACTTCTTGCGATTCGGCCTGGAGGGCCTGCTGCTGTCGCCCACCTACCTATCGCTGCGAGAGCTGGCGGCCCATGCCGCGCCCCTGGGCAGTTACGCGCGCGAGCTGGCGGCCGCGGGGCGTCTGTACGAGCCGGCCGAGTGCTTTCTGCTCAGCGTATCCGTGGCCGTGGGCCCTGGGCCCGCCGCGCCCCCGGCCACCTCGGCCCGGCCCACACCCGCGCCCCGCAGCCCCGCGCCCACGGTGCGCAAATTCGCCAAGGTGGCACTGGCGGCCGGCAGCCCCGCGCGGCCGAACCCAGTCCGGGGTTGCGAGCCCGACATGGAGACGTTGATCCTGACGCCGCCGCCAGGCACGGCGGGGCTGGACCAGGAGGGCGAGGCGGGCCGGCGCGCGCGCGAAGTGGCCTTCATCCACATTCAGCGCGAGCTGCGGCTACGCGGCGTCTTCCTGCGGCACGAGTTCCCGCGAGTGTACGAGCAGCTGTGCGCCTTCGTGGAGGACAACCGGCGCTTCACGCCCACCACGATCTACCCCACCGATCGCCGCACCGGCCGCCCCTTCATGTGCATGATCATGGCCGCGTCCGAGCCACGCACGCTCGACTGGGTGGCCAGCGCCAATCTGCTGGACGACCTCATGTGA
- the RABL6 gene encoding rab-like protein 6 isoform X4 codes for MFSALKKLVGSEQAPGRDKNIPAGLQSMNQTLQRRFAKGVQYNMKIVIRGDRNTGKTALWHRLQGKAFVEEYIPTQEIRVTSIHWSYKTTDDIVKVEVWDVVDKGKSKKRSDGLKMENDPQEAESELALDAEFLDVYKNCNGVVMMFDITKQWTFNYIMRELPKVPNHVPVCVLGNYRDMGAHRVILPDDVRHFIDSLNRPPGASYFRYAESSMKNSFGLKYLHKFFNIPFLQLQRETLLRQLETNQLDVDATLEELSLQQETEEQNYDIFLEMMEARGRGGHMAPLTANGQSPSSGSQSPVVAPGSSPSTPQPTPVIPTQAPAAGPSPPSPLEAPLAPTRRSIISRLFGSSSATTEVASLPPEPALAAEPPKVQNVEDFIPEDGLDRHFLEDTGPPKDKLPVAASPAAQDSDSDEAVPGGNPMVAGFQDDVDLEDQPPDEEQQPPRPAAATSVPQRSSEPEAKRVSAKASKPPRSMPLPSRGTSLGRGEGPEEPAMSSESDPEGPIAAQMLSFVMDDPDFESDAEARQSVGEFPVREDPSDMSDEEHREDSGLAQPPPKSPAFRLQNSSDLFGLGLEASGRKESSEEDKEGHAPAKDEKRRRKKKDKEEEDKTTKKKSKHKKGKDKDKDKDKDERKRRRPRAPEKTALDELEAFLGGGSAGSQPHGGGDYEEL; via the exons TGAAGATTGTGATCCGTGGGGACCGGAACACGGGCAAGACAGCGTTGTGGCACCGGCTGCAGGGGAAGGCGTTTGTGGAGGAGTACATCCCCACACAGGAGATCCGTGTCACCAGCATCCACTGGAGCTACAAGA CCACCGACGACATTGTGAAGGTGGAGGTGTGGGACGTGGTGGACAAGG GAAAGAGCAAGAAGCGCAGCGATGGCCTCAAGATGGAGAACGACCCCCAGGAG GCGGAGTCCGAGCTGGCCCTGGATGCCGAGTTCCTGGACGTGTACAAGAACTGCAATGGGGTGGTGATGATGTTCGACATCACCAAGCAGTG GACCTTCAACTACATCATGCGTGAGCTCCCCAAGGTGCCCAACCATGTGCCTGTGTGCGTGCTGGGCAACTATCGCGACATGGGTGCGCATCGAGTCATCCTGCCTGACGACGTGCGCCACTTCATCGACAGCCTGAACAG ACCTCCCGGCGCTTCCTACTTTCGCTATGCTGAGTCCTCCATGAAGAATAGCTTTGGCCTCAAGTACCTGCATAAATTCTTCAACATTCCTTTCCTGCAGCTCCAG AGGGAGACACTGCTGCGACAGCTGGAGACCAACCAGCTTGATGTGGACGCAACGCTGGAGGAGCTGTCGCTTCAGCAGGAGACGGAGGAGCAGAACTATGACAT CTTCCTGGAAATGATGGAGGCACGTGGTCGTGGCGGCCACATGGCCCCCCTCACGGCCAATGGGCAGAGCCCATCTTCTGGCTCCCAGTCCCCAGTGGTGGCCCcaggctccagccccagcacacCACAGCCCACCCCAGTCATACCGACTCAGGCACCTGCGGCTGGGCCATCCCCACCGTCCCCCTTGGAGGCACCCCTAGCCCCCACACGGCGCAGTATCATCTCCCGACTGTTCGGGTCCAGCTCTGCAACGACTGAAGTAGCCTCCCTGCCCCCAG AGCCTGCCCTGGCTGCAGAGCCCCCCAAGGTCCAGAACGTAGAGGACTTCATCCCTGAAGATGGCCTTGACCGCCACTTCCTGGAAGACACAGGCCCCCCAAAGGACAAGCTGCCAGTAGCTGCATCCCCTGCTGCACAGGATAGTGACAG TGATGAGGCGGTCCCAGGAGGGAACCCCATGGTGGCAGGTTTCCAGGATGATGTAGACCTGGAGGACCAGCCACCTGATGAGGAGCAACAGCCCCCACGCCCTGCAGCTGCAACTTCGGTCCCTCAGAGGAGCTCTGAGCCAGAGGCCAAACG GGTCTCTGCAAAGGCCTCCAAGCCCCCCAGGAGCATGCCCCTCCCCAGCAGGGGCACATCATTAGGTCGCGGGGAGGGCCCAGAGGAGCCAGCCATGTCATCTGAGAGCGACCCTGAGGGACCTATTGCAGCTCAGATGTTGTCCTTTGTCATGGATGACCCCGATTTTGAGAGCGACGCAGAGGCCCGCCAGAGTGTG GGCGAGTTTCCAGTGCGAGAGGACCCTTCGGATATGTCTGATGAGGAACACCGTGAAGACAGTGGCCTGGCTCAGCCCCCACCCAAGTCCCCCGCATTCCGGCTGCAGAACAGCTCAGATCTCTTTGGGCTGGGGCTGGAGGCATCGGGCCGCAAGGAGAGCAGTGAGGAAG ATAAGGAGGGCCATGCCCCTGCCAAGGatgagaagaggagaaggaagaagaaggacaAAGAG GAGGAAGACAAGACTACCAAGAAGAAGAGCAAGCACAAGAAGGGCAAGGACAAGGACAAAGACAAGGACAAGGACGAGCGGAAACGAAGACGGCCACGGGCCCCAGAGAAGACGGCGCTGGACGAACTGGAGGCTTTTCTGGGTGGCGGATCAGCGGGCAGCCAGCCCCACGGCGGTGGCGACTATGAGGAGCTCTAG
- the RABL6 gene encoding rab-like protein 6 isoform X1, protein MFSALKKLVGSEQAPGRDKNIPAGLQSMNQTLQRRFAKGVQYNMKIVIRGDRNTGKTALWHRLQGKAFVEEYIPTQEIRVTSIHWSYKTTDDIVKVEVWDVVDKGKSKKRSDGLKMENDPQEAESELALDAEFLDVYKNCNGVVMMFDITKQWTFNYIMRELPKVPNHVPVCVLGNYRDMGAHRVILPDDVRHFIDSLNRPPGASYFRYAESSMKNSFGLKYLHKFFNIPFLQLQRETLLRQLETNQLDVDATLEELSLQQETEEQNYDIFLEMMEARGRGGHMAPLTANGQSPSSGSQSPVVAPGSSPSTPQPTPVIPTQAPAAGPSPPSPLEAPLAPTRRSIISRLFGSSSATTEVASLPPALSTEPALAAEPPKVQNVEDFIPEDGLDRHFLEDTGPPKDKLPVAASPAAQDSDSSDEAVPGGNPMVAGFQDDVDLEDQPPDEEQQPPRPAAATSVPQRSSEPEAKRVSAKASKPPRSMPLPSRGTSLGRGEGPEEPAMSSESDPEGPIAAQMLSFVMDDPDFESDAEARQSVGEFPVREDPSDMSDEEHREDSGLAQPPPKSPAFRLQNSSDLFGLGLEASGRKESSEEDKEGHAPAKDEKRRRKKKDKEEEDKTTKKKSKHKKGKDKDKDKDKDERKRRRPRAPEKTALDELEAFLGGGSAGSQPHGGGDYEEL, encoded by the exons TGAAGATTGTGATCCGTGGGGACCGGAACACGGGCAAGACAGCGTTGTGGCACCGGCTGCAGGGGAAGGCGTTTGTGGAGGAGTACATCCCCACACAGGAGATCCGTGTCACCAGCATCCACTGGAGCTACAAGA CCACCGACGACATTGTGAAGGTGGAGGTGTGGGACGTGGTGGACAAGG GAAAGAGCAAGAAGCGCAGCGATGGCCTCAAGATGGAGAACGACCCCCAGGAG GCGGAGTCCGAGCTGGCCCTGGATGCCGAGTTCCTGGACGTGTACAAGAACTGCAATGGGGTGGTGATGATGTTCGACATCACCAAGCAGTG GACCTTCAACTACATCATGCGTGAGCTCCCCAAGGTGCCCAACCATGTGCCTGTGTGCGTGCTGGGCAACTATCGCGACATGGGTGCGCATCGAGTCATCCTGCCTGACGACGTGCGCCACTTCATCGACAGCCTGAACAG ACCTCCCGGCGCTTCCTACTTTCGCTATGCTGAGTCCTCCATGAAGAATAGCTTTGGCCTCAAGTACCTGCATAAATTCTTCAACATTCCTTTCCTGCAGCTCCAG AGGGAGACACTGCTGCGACAGCTGGAGACCAACCAGCTTGATGTGGACGCAACGCTGGAGGAGCTGTCGCTTCAGCAGGAGACGGAGGAGCAGAACTATGACAT CTTCCTGGAAATGATGGAGGCACGTGGTCGTGGCGGCCACATGGCCCCCCTCACGGCCAATGGGCAGAGCCCATCTTCTGGCTCCCAGTCCCCAGTGGTGGCCCcaggctccagccccagcacacCACAGCCCACCCCAGTCATACCGACTCAGGCACCTGCGGCTGGGCCATCCCCACCGTCCCCCTTGGAGGCACCCCTAGCCCCCACACGGCGCAGTATCATCTCCCGACTGTTCGGGTCCAGCTCTGCAACGACTGAAGTAGCCTCCCTGCCCCCAG CACTATCCACAGAGCCTGCCCTGGCTGCAGAGCCCCCCAAGGTCCAGAACGTAGAGGACTTCATCCCTGAAGATGGCCTTGACCGCCACTTCCTGGAAGACACAGGCCCCCCAAAGGACAAGCTGCCAGTAGCTGCATCCCCTGCTGCACAGGATAGTGACAG CAGTGATGAGGCGGTCCCAGGAGGGAACCCCATGGTGGCAGGTTTCCAGGATGATGTAGACCTGGAGGACCAGCCACCTGATGAGGAGCAACAGCCCCCACGCCCTGCAGCTGCAACTTCGGTCCCTCAGAGGAGCTCTGAGCCAGAGGCCAAACG GGTCTCTGCAAAGGCCTCCAAGCCCCCCAGGAGCATGCCCCTCCCCAGCAGGGGCACATCATTAGGTCGCGGGGAGGGCCCAGAGGAGCCAGCCATGTCATCTGAGAGCGACCCTGAGGGACCTATTGCAGCTCAGATGTTGTCCTTTGTCATGGATGACCCCGATTTTGAGAGCGACGCAGAGGCCCGCCAGAGTGTG GGCGAGTTTCCAGTGCGAGAGGACCCTTCGGATATGTCTGATGAGGAACACCGTGAAGACAGTGGCCTGGCTCAGCCCCCACCCAAGTCCCCCGCATTCCGGCTGCAGAACAGCTCAGATCTCTTTGGGCTGGGGCTGGAGGCATCGGGCCGCAAGGAGAGCAGTGAGGAAG ATAAGGAGGGCCATGCCCCTGCCAAGGatgagaagaggagaaggaagaagaaggacaAAGAG GAGGAAGACAAGACTACCAAGAAGAAGAGCAAGCACAAGAAGGGCAAGGACAAGGACAAAGACAAGGACAAGGACGAGCGGAAACGAAGACGGCCACGGGCCCCAGAGAAGACGGCGCTGGACGAACTGGAGGCTTTTCTGGGTGGCGGATCAGCGGGCAGCCAGCCCCACGGCGGTGGCGACTATGAGGAGCTCTAG
- the RABL6 gene encoding rab-like protein 6 isoform X3, with translation MFSALKKLVGSEQAPGRDKNIPAGLQSMNQTLQRRFAKGVQYNMKIVIRGDRNTGKTALWHRLQGKAFVEEYIPTQEIRVTSIHWSYKTTDDIVKVEVWDVVDKGKSKKRSDGLKMENDPQEAESELALDAEFLDVYKNCNGVVMMFDITKQWTFNYIMRELPKVPNHVPVCVLGNYRDMGAHRVILPDDVRHFIDSLNRPPGASYFRYAESSMKNSFGLKYLHKFFNIPFLQLQRETLLRQLETNQLDVDATLEELSLQQETEEQNYDIFLEMMEARGRGGHMAPLTANGQSPSSGSQSPVVAPGSSPSTPQPTPVIPTQAPAAGPSPPSPLEAPLAPTRRSIISRLFGSSSATTEVASLPPEPALAAEPPKVQNVEDFIPEDGLDRHFLEDTGPPKDKLPVAASPAAQDSDSSDEAVPGGNPMVAGFQDDVDLEDQPPDEEQQPPRPAAATSVPQRSSEPEAKRVSAKASKPPRSMPLPSRGTSLGRGEGPEEPAMSSESDPEGPIAAQMLSFVMDDPDFESDAEARQSVGEFPVREDPSDMSDEEHREDSGLAQPPPKSPAFRLQNSSDLFGLGLEASGRKESSEEDKEGHAPAKDEKRRRKKKDKEEEDKTTKKKSKHKKGKDKDKDKDKDERKRRRPRAPEKTALDELEAFLGGGSAGSQPHGGGDYEEL, from the exons TGAAGATTGTGATCCGTGGGGACCGGAACACGGGCAAGACAGCGTTGTGGCACCGGCTGCAGGGGAAGGCGTTTGTGGAGGAGTACATCCCCACACAGGAGATCCGTGTCACCAGCATCCACTGGAGCTACAAGA CCACCGACGACATTGTGAAGGTGGAGGTGTGGGACGTGGTGGACAAGG GAAAGAGCAAGAAGCGCAGCGATGGCCTCAAGATGGAGAACGACCCCCAGGAG GCGGAGTCCGAGCTGGCCCTGGATGCCGAGTTCCTGGACGTGTACAAGAACTGCAATGGGGTGGTGATGATGTTCGACATCACCAAGCAGTG GACCTTCAACTACATCATGCGTGAGCTCCCCAAGGTGCCCAACCATGTGCCTGTGTGCGTGCTGGGCAACTATCGCGACATGGGTGCGCATCGAGTCATCCTGCCTGACGACGTGCGCCACTTCATCGACAGCCTGAACAG ACCTCCCGGCGCTTCCTACTTTCGCTATGCTGAGTCCTCCATGAAGAATAGCTTTGGCCTCAAGTACCTGCATAAATTCTTCAACATTCCTTTCCTGCAGCTCCAG AGGGAGACACTGCTGCGACAGCTGGAGACCAACCAGCTTGATGTGGACGCAACGCTGGAGGAGCTGTCGCTTCAGCAGGAGACGGAGGAGCAGAACTATGACAT CTTCCTGGAAATGATGGAGGCACGTGGTCGTGGCGGCCACATGGCCCCCCTCACGGCCAATGGGCAGAGCCCATCTTCTGGCTCCCAGTCCCCAGTGGTGGCCCcaggctccagccccagcacacCACAGCCCACCCCAGTCATACCGACTCAGGCACCTGCGGCTGGGCCATCCCCACCGTCCCCCTTGGAGGCACCCCTAGCCCCCACACGGCGCAGTATCATCTCCCGACTGTTCGGGTCCAGCTCTGCAACGACTGAAGTAGCCTCCCTGCCCCCAG AGCCTGCCCTGGCTGCAGAGCCCCCCAAGGTCCAGAACGTAGAGGACTTCATCCCTGAAGATGGCCTTGACCGCCACTTCCTGGAAGACACAGGCCCCCCAAAGGACAAGCTGCCAGTAGCTGCATCCCCTGCTGCACAGGATAGTGACAG CAGTGATGAGGCGGTCCCAGGAGGGAACCCCATGGTGGCAGGTTTCCAGGATGATGTAGACCTGGAGGACCAGCCACCTGATGAGGAGCAACAGCCCCCACGCCCTGCAGCTGCAACTTCGGTCCCTCAGAGGAGCTCTGAGCCAGAGGCCAAACG GGTCTCTGCAAAGGCCTCCAAGCCCCCCAGGAGCATGCCCCTCCCCAGCAGGGGCACATCATTAGGTCGCGGGGAGGGCCCAGAGGAGCCAGCCATGTCATCTGAGAGCGACCCTGAGGGACCTATTGCAGCTCAGATGTTGTCCTTTGTCATGGATGACCCCGATTTTGAGAGCGACGCAGAGGCCCGCCAGAGTGTG GGCGAGTTTCCAGTGCGAGAGGACCCTTCGGATATGTCTGATGAGGAACACCGTGAAGACAGTGGCCTGGCTCAGCCCCCACCCAAGTCCCCCGCATTCCGGCTGCAGAACAGCTCAGATCTCTTTGGGCTGGGGCTGGAGGCATCGGGCCGCAAGGAGAGCAGTGAGGAAG ATAAGGAGGGCCATGCCCCTGCCAAGGatgagaagaggagaaggaagaagaaggacaAAGAG GAGGAAGACAAGACTACCAAGAAGAAGAGCAAGCACAAGAAGGGCAAGGACAAGGACAAAGACAAGGACAAGGACGAGCGGAAACGAAGACGGCCACGGGCCCCAGAGAAGACGGCGCTGGACGAACTGGAGGCTTTTCTGGGTGGCGGATCAGCGGGCAGCCAGCCCCACGGCGGTGGCGACTATGAGGAGCTCTAG